One segment of Metallosphaera cuprina Ar-4 DNA contains the following:
- a CDS encoding UPF0147 family protein, with translation MATLYDNEAKIKQAIVLLQKVVNDTSVPRNIRRAASDAIRNLQDPSLSPAVRAANATAILDEISQDPNMPSQTRISIWNVVSILETIRD, from the coding sequence TTGGCAACCCTTTATGATAACGAAGCCAAGATAAAACAAGCTATAGTCCTTCTTCAGAAGGTAGTTAACGATACAAGCGTTCCTAGGAACATAAGGAGGGCGGCGAGTGATGCAATTAGAAATCTCCAAGACCCCTCATTGAGCCCTGCAGTTAGAGCTGCTAACGCTACTGCTATCCTTGATGAGATAAGTCAGGATCCCAATATGCCCTCTCAGACCAGAATATCAATCTGGAACGTTGTCTCAATTCTTGAAACGATAAGAGACTAG